From Halichoerus grypus chromosome 6, mHalGry1.hap1.1, whole genome shotgun sequence, one genomic window encodes:
- the LOC144382425 gene encoding uncharacterized protein LOC144382425 yields MSFVSELAPVPESAFPCPPLRRRIGAGEGVRGTRRGGDGEVGGSKAPMGPAARRDLPGPAAVPARPGACVPRGRSRLRLCPEYQRSLRGPPGRARCGRGRAAAPPRLPPPPPPRTLLPGPARAGGAGGASSGFAARTPRLAPQPRVRAPAGTPPPALPAARPRPAAPPAYWRGQGAPRREDPIRLQLRALGRRGYGGGQARALAPARPAALAPRRLPERARRLRSEAPAAMIAGSGARAQARARLGGPRADRRSPACAQKRARRGQRLGSPARHCRGQRVPRSSRRGPGTGLGVDGGGGLPSGQGARQGDPAAASRTALVRRREGRGARNNFLLPWPRA; encoded by the exons atgtcttttgtctCGGAGTTGGCACCTGTCCCAGAGAGCGCGTTTCCCTGCCCACCCCTTCGCCGCCGGatcggggcgggggagggggtacGGGGGACCCGGAGAGGAGGGgacggggaggtggggggaagcaaGGCGCCTATGGGCCCCGCAGCCAGGAGAGACCTCCCGGGGCCAGCGGCCGTGCCCGCGCGCCCGGGCGCCTGTGTTCCGCGGGGGAGGTCAAGGCTTCGGCTGTGCCCGGAATACCAACGAAGCCTCCGAGGGCCCCCCGGCCGTGCCCGCTGCGGGCGAGGACGGGCCGCGGCCCCTCCccgactccccccaccccctccgccgCGCACCCTCCTCCCGGGGCCGGCGcgcgcgggcggggcgggcggcgcgAGCAGCGGATTCGCCGCCCGAACCCCGCGCCTCGCCCCGCAGCCCCGCGTGCGCGCCCCCGCGGGCACGCCACCCCCGGCGCTCCCCGCCGCGCGCCCCCGGCCCGCGGCCCCGCCCGCCTACTGGCGCGGTCAGGGGGCACCGCGCCGCGAGGACCCCATCCGCCTCCAGCTTCGCGCCCTGGGGCGGCGCGGCTACGGGGGCGGGCAGGCGCGAGCCCTGGCCCCTGCTCGCCCGGCCGCCCTGGCACCGAGGCGGCTGCCGGAGCGCGCTCGGCGGCTGCGTTCCGAGGCGCCGGCTGCCATGATTGCGGGCAGCGGGGCGCGCGCGCAGGCTCGGGCCCGGCTCGGGGGACCCCGGGCGGACCGACGGTCTCCGGCCTGCGCGCAGAAGCGTGCGCGCCGCGGACAGCGGCTAGGGTCGCCGGCTCGGCACTGCAGGGGCCAGCGTGTGCCCCGGAGCTCTAGACGAGGTCCTGGGACAGGGCTCGGGGTCGACGGCGGCGGCGGGCTTCCCTCAGGGCAGGGTGCGCGCCAGGGCGACCCCGCGGCGGCTTCGCGGACAGCGCTCGTCCGGCGGAGGGAAGGGCGCGGTGCCAG AAACAACTTCCTGCTCCCCTGGCCCAGGGCGTAG